Genomic DNA from Bacteroides zhangwenhongii:
ACTTGCTCGTTATCAGCAATACTCTCAATCTCAGTGTTATCACACCCAGCAAATGCTATTAACAAAGAGACCGCTAAAAAATAGTTCTTTTTCATAACTGTATTTTATTAAATGTATATTGATTATTTCCATTTCAATTATTGTGCATCAACCTCACCACCATTCACCTTAGTCCAATCATTAATGGTAGCTCCGATAATTTCCGCTCTCGTACGGTGCAGTTTCACTTCATACATGTACTTGCTGCCTGCATCCAATGTCTTATCCATTGTCCAGGTGAAAGGTTCGTCATTTCCATTATTCAAATCAAAAGTCAGCACACGTGACTTAGCTGCATCGGGTAATAGAATAGCCTCGCTCAAAGTGCCGGACTCGGTTGTAAGCAATGTGACATCCGACTTATCCGCTCCGCACGCAAGCGTACCGTTAGAAAGATTGAAAGTCGCTTTTATAGGTTGATCGCCAACTGTGATACTAAGATTTTTCAGGTCAGCCGTATTCAATCCGTCGCCCGGACTTATTACCAATACTAACTTAGAAAGCTTATGAACAAATTTGAATCCTACTTTCGGATTCTCCTTTGTGCATCCTTCCACCTTGCCGGCATACATGAAGTCGATAGCTTCCTGACTACTTTGAACAGTCACATTCAACGGATAAGTATAATCCGTCAGCGGAGAGATAAAAGGATAATATGCATAAAAATCCACCGCACCGACAACGGGGAAATAGATAATATTCGTATTATCCCCTTCCGTCTCTGCTCCATCGGGTTTAAAATTGCCGTCTCCTCCCGTAGTCACATAGCATTTATTATCCGCTCCACCACAAATATTCTCCTGCGTCAACCCCGCACCGTTACCGGAATACACCATAAAAACGCCGATTTTATCATTATATCCCCAGTCCGTATCTATGGCACGACTTGCCGAAGCTCCTTTCGTTCCAATCTCCCCCTGCACAGTCAATGCCGTGCGTCCGTCGGGCACAGGCGAAGATTGCGGCTCATTATCGTTGCTACAAGCTCCCAACGAGGCAGCCAGTGCGACATACAGTACAAATTTCTTATTCTTCATTCCGTTTCAGTATATTATTGTTATCAAATTCCGCCATAATGCGATTAATGAATATCCACTTGTCCGCCGTCCACTGGACTCCAGTTACTAATTTCCCCTGAGAAGTCCGTCTGAGAAGGCAAATCAAAGTTCGCTCCCAATACCAACGGAGTCATCGAACCGTCGTCAAAATGCTCATGCAATATTTCGGTAAGATCAGTTTCTATTGTCTGTACGGTTCCGTTGTTCAATGTCACAGCTACGGTAAGTTCTTGCTCATCTTCCGGAAGAATACCAAACAAACGGATCGTTGCGGTCAGTGTAGGAGTCCCGTCGCTTGCTTCGGTTTTCATAAAAACAGGAGAAAGAAATGTGTCCGATATAGAGACCAAAGCTCCGGTTCTGAGATTTATACCGGAAGCAATGCCGCTTAAAGTAGCATTCACTGCGGTAATGTGTTTATGGTCGCCCTCTTTTAGTTTCAGCACCAATGTCAGTTGGCGAATGCGTTGCCGCATCTTGACCGTAACAGAGAGTGTGTCGTCTTTCGCCATATCCAATGCTTGCACCGCAGAGAATAGATAACCGGGAAGAGCCTCTATGCCGTTTCCACCCGCAGCAGTTACCGTAGCTATATCACCGGAAACTGTAATGGATTCGGGTACATTATATACCAGCAACTCGTAAGATTCCGGTTCAAGCAAGGCATGATAAAGGTTGGTATTTCCTTTCACGGATTGCTCGTCACTCATTCCTGAACGACCGGAAACACGAAGCAGATAGGATACAGGCTGCACAGACTCAGAGGAGCGGTCACTCCAATCTGTCGTCACCAGCAATGCTCCTTGTGTCGGGTGAGGAGTGCGATATACATCATCCTTGACACAGGAGGACATCAGAAGAACAGCACCGCAAATGAGGGCGGCACATGAAGTTATTTTAATAGTTTCCATATCAGTGTGATTCCTAATTGGTTAATACCCCAATAATTTTTTGTCTTACAATCTTTGCGTACACGAACCTTATTGATAAGCGTGTATTCGTCATAATCGGCGTAAGTATAACCTACTCCGGCATGAAAGTCGAGCGAAAGATTACTGTTCAGGTCTAGCTGATACCCGCCTGTAAATCCCCCACCCAGATAGTCACCCTGACGACCGGTATTACCAAGTTTGTAGTGAAACTCGCCCGTATGATACATCGCCCCGAGAAAGCCACGACTTTTCCCGCCCAGATAGTAACGTATTTCAGGAGAAACCTTCCAAAGAGCGTAGCGACGGTTTTTATCATCCCAACTCCATGAAGTCCAACTGCCGTTGACTAAAACACCCAAGTGGCGGTTTACACGCCATTCTACACCTAGGTCGGGAGTCAGCGTAGCCCAACGAAGCAGGTTAGCGCGCAAAGCAAGGCGATAAGACGGATGTGTTTCAGATGAAGCCAGAAGTTTCTCCGAAGAAACGCCGACAGATGTTGTTTCCGGACAAGTCCCCTGTTCAGAATTTTCCGAAATATCCTCCATTTCCTTTTCCTTTATTACAGGTATTACAGAGTCCTCTTTTACATTTGCTGCCGCCTCATCTTTGGGTAGACGAAGACGAACGATGACCACATGGCGCAAATCCCCATAAGTTTCAGCATGGTTACGAGTGATGAAGCAGTTTTCGTTGATTCCTTTGCACAGGATAAGTTCCGATTTCACACGATTACTGCGAATTTTAGCTAGTTTCAGATTCTCTGCAACCGTAGGTTCCGAAGCACAATAACCATCTACCAGCAAAGGAGCTTCACCACTCAAAATAGCGGCTTTGTGGTTTTCTACAAGAGATAACAGATGATCCAATTGCGTGCCGTTCCCTTTCCAAGGAATATAAAACATATCCTTATGAGAAACAAAACGAAAGACATAAAGAGTGTCGGGTGTCTGTGCCATAGAAACGGCAGGTAGCAAGAGCGGCAGGAACAAAAGCAGAAGATAAAATTTGTGTATCTGCATTGTCGTTGAGTTTTTAATGAATATTCAGTCCTTTTCATTTTCCGTTACTTTGTAGGTAACGGAAAAAAACTTATTCAGCGTTCTTACAAAGACATTCTATTAAAAAGCACTTCAATAAATAATAAAAGTCTAGTACCTCCGCTTAATTAGAATTATGGTAGAGGGAAAAGTGTTTTGCATATTTTAGCAATCTGATGGCTATAAATGTAAAAAATAGGGTGTTTTATGCGTATAACCTCCTATTTAGTATGCTTTATTAGAAAATAAACCCATTTTTATTTGCATATTTTAATTAATACCAATACTTTTGTTGCGCATCTCACTTTCCGTTACCTACAAAGTAACGGGTGCATAATCAACTCATAAACAAACAAATACAAATCCAATCATTATCTTATCCCGTTCCTAAGACCGTCTTTTACGCAAGCAATTACCATTCTATTTGCCTTGTCCAATTCTTCCGTTTCAAAAGGTTTAAGATAAGTTTCCGTCACTTTTATGGAAGAATGTCCTAAGGCATTGCTAATGATACCAATCGGGCACTTTTTGCGATAGGCAAGAGTAGCCCAAGTATGCCGGGGCGTATAAGAGGACAGTTTGCACTTTACCCCAATAACGTAAGCCAAGTGATCCAGTCGCCGGTTGAAATCGCGAAGAACACACAGGTATCGGTCATATTCCTCACGACTACCGATACCACCCGCTTTTCCTCCATCCAAAATAGAAAGAAGATAAGGAGAAGCAGGATTAGTATCAGAACAGGTTCGAATCAGAGACTCCGCCTCTTTCGGTACAGTCACCGTTAGACGACGCCCCGTCTTTTGACGGCAATAACTGACTACCCCGTCTTTATAATCACATTTGCGCAAACGGGCAAGGTCGGCAAAAGGTATTCCACGAAGCAGAAACAGCAAGGAGAACCAGCAACGGGCTTCTTGCAAATTATCTTGTACCAACGAAGACGAAACAGAAGTGCCAACCGCCACGCTACCTAAGTCCGGCAACGGGAAAGATAAAATCTTCGCCATATCGGCGGGTGAAAGCGCACGTTTCACGTCGGCACAAGTACCTGTATAGACACTGTCAAAAAGACCGGCCGTATAATCTACTTCACCGTCTTTCAAAAGCCGATGATATACCGCACGCAGCATCCGCATATAGGTGGAGATAGTGTTCATCTTCAACAACTTGCCTCTCAGATACTCCTCAAATTCCCGCAAGACGCTTACGGTAAATACGTTACGTACTGCCATTAAGATTTTTCTCCCTTTACGCTTATTCCAATAAGCGGTAAAAGTGTGGAGAGTACTACGGTAGACATGAGCGGAGCCAAAACGATGTTCATCTTCCAGAGTCTGCACCAAAGAGAGCATAAATTCAGTCAAATTTTTCTTTTCTTTCATTACGGAGATAATTATAATTAATTATTAATAGCCTTCACCTTTTTGCTGTAACTCGTTATTCATAGGCATTAGCGGGTGAAGGGCGGTATCTTCACCTGCAACACACCTCCGGTTCATTAGCAGCAAACTTCCTTTTTTATAGACACTAAACTTCTTTTCTATTATAGATAAACTTCTCTTCTTACGAATATAAAATTCTTTTTCACTAATCACAATCTATAAACGCAAGTTGCGTTTATAAAAACAAAGCTTGCATTTATAAAAACAAAGGCTTCGTTTTTATAATCAAAGCCTTCGTTTATAGTTTATCTATAACCAAAAAGAAATTAGTTCTTATAGAAAGGAAGTTTAGATCCTATAGAAAAGAAGTTCATCTACAATATCCGGTCGCCATCAGACCAATTATCGGTATACATAGATAGCTTAAAAAGAGGAAAGCGGGTGAAATATATGCCCTTCACCCGCTAACGCCTATGAATAGGGTATTATAGCGAAAAGGTGAAGGGCGGTATAAAAAGACCAAATCTGTCGGAAGAGAAGCTATCGGGTAGCGTTGTATAACTTACCGAACAGCCGAATTAATAACTGATTTTCACTCCGGCAAAGAAGCTTCTCGGCAAGGACGGACCGTAGATATATCCGGAATCGCGGTCGGCTCCTTTATCAAAGTCATTCTGATAGGCATTGAAAATATTCTGCACTCCGGCGTTCACTTGCAAATTCACTGACTTGTAGAGTTTAAAGTCGTATGCAGCCTTCAGGCTTATGTCAAAGAAGTCCTTCGTATTCACCGTTATCGGATTTTCAAGGAATCCCGGAACTGGTTCGTGAGGAACCAGCATCGAACCGGTATATGTACCGGAAAGAGCGATAGACAATGGTTTTACCGGAGTATAGGTTGCTGTAAAATAACCGTAAGTATTCGGCGTACGCATCATTTTCTTCACAGCCGGAGCGTCCGGATTCCACACGTGCGGTTCGTTGTAATGACTCTGCTGCAAAGTGACTCCCGCCTGAACCTGGAATTTAGTCAGATATGCCATCTTTCCTTCCAATGTCAGTCCCATCACGCGGGCTCCCGGTGCATTGTATCGTGTACGTGTCAGGATTCCATTCACGACCTCTCCGTCGGTAAGGGCAAATACATCTGATAACTTTGTATAAAATCCTTCTACCAGGAAGTTAACTTGAAACGCACCAAAACGATGATAAATATCTGCCGAGGCACTCAAGCTCTGTGACCTTTCTTCTTTCAAATTATCAGCCAGCTCGACCATCGCTACATTACCGCCTACATTCTCCACATGCAAGTCTTCATCGAAAGCCTGTGGGGCACGGAAACCGGATGAGTAACTGAAACGAAGATTGATGTTTTCCGTCGGATTATAACGCAGATTGGCACGCGGACTGAATATCACATGGTCAATCAGGTTATGTTTAGCCAAACGACCGCCAATCAGAAATCCCCAATGTTCATTCTTCCATTCATTCTGGAGGAAGGCGCTACCGATATTCACTTTCTGGTCTACCGTACGATTATATCCCCACATATTATCTTCCAATTTGTCCTGATTGAACTCTATTCCGGCAGTCAGGTCGGACGGCATGAAGATACATTTTCCGAAACTATAGACATATTGCGATCCTGCCATCCAGTTCAAGTCGGTGGTGTTTCCGTAAGCATTCAAGTCTTGACCGCCACCATAATAGCTGTCACGATTGATATGCTGCGCTGATGCAAACACATTGAAACGATGTTTCTCGTTAGGAGAGAAATAATCAAATTTCAGTCCTCCGCCATTGATAGAGTGCTCGGTCTGCTCCGCCACATTCGCTTCGTGAGGCGGACGGTTCAACAGGTCTCCTCCCCTACGGAACTCTTCCATGTGGTGATATTCAAAAGTCAGTTTCGAATAAGTCGTTGTTTTCAAAAATGAACGGAACCCGACTGTCTGCCCGTGCAACTTGGGTATTTCGGAATATCCGTCACCATCATGGTCATACGCAGAACGATGGCGGTTCTGCCCGAAGATATACAAACCGGCACGCTGATCGTCCGTCACAAGTGACGCATTCAATGCTGTACTGTTATCGAAAGCATCGCCATCACCAATTCCTGTTATGGTATGCGACAACATACCGGAATTGCGTATCGGTTCTTTGGTAATGATATTGATTGTTCCGGCAATAGCAGACGAACCGAACAAAGCAGATCCGCCTCCACGCATCACTTCCACACGTTCGATCATGCTGGCAGGAATCTGCTCGATGCCATACACACCGGACAGTGCACTAAAGATGGGACGGGAATCGAGCAGGATTTGCGTATAAGGACCATCCAGTCCATTGATACGTACTTGCTGGAAGCCGCAATTCTGACAATTAGACTCTACACGGACACCCGGCTGAAAACTCAATCCTTGCGCCAAAGTCGTGGAATTGGTATTCTCAAAGATTTTCAGATCCACCACATTCACCAGCGTCGGAGCCAGGCGACGGGTAGTCTCATTACGATTGGCAGATACTACTACACCATCCAAAGCAACCGCATCTTCTTCTATCTCGAAATCTTCTTCCAATGTGCGCCCTTTCTTCAGCGTCACATTCCGTCTGACGGTTTTATACCCCACCGAACTAACTTCGAGCACAAAATTGCCTTCGGGAAGATTTTTCAAGAAATAATGCCCGGTAGCATCGGTTACCGTTCCGATAGTAGTACCTTTCAAGGCGACTGTTATATAGGGTAAGTGTTCCTTAGTGTTTTTATCAAGAATATGGCCAATGATATTGGCGTCCGATTTACGTAATTCAGGATGATTAGGATATTCATGAGCTTGTCCTTCAAGGGCAGGCAACAATGCGCAGCACAGGCAGACAAGCGAAAAGATGTATTTCTTCATTTTCCGTTTGTTATTTGTTTTCGTTTAATACTTGTATGTACATACAGATAATTCCCTGCCTCAAACGAGACATGGTATCATCATTTAAATGGCGAAAAGACAAATAGCAGGCGGAGCACGCAGTGCTGTCACTCCATGATAAGGAGCATGAAAATGTGTATGCGGCAAGCGTCCGAGCAGCAAACACAATAGAAAAGAAACGAAAAGGGGAAGAGCAAAAACAACAGTCGCACTATCCGCTATCAGATGAGACAGGATATGGATGTGCAACAATTCGACTGTTGAATGTTGATGCGCCGTCCCTTGCTTAAACGGGTGCGAATGGACAATTGTCACGCCATTAACCACATGAATGTGGGTAAAGAATGTAATACTTGCCAAATACGATATAAAAAGTATCGGCAAGAAATAGCGTGTTATATTTAAAACCAATCGTTTCACCTCATTTTCACTTTAGGACGGCAAAGATACAAACTATTTATTTCACAATCAATGATTAGACAAAATACTGTTAATATACCACCGAAGCTATGATTTGTATAAACAGAATCAAAAATACCATAGCAATCGGATAAACAGTCGCGTAAGCTACGCTAGGTATGTTGCTGTCCACCATTGAATCGGCAGCAGCAAGTCCCGGAGTACTCGTCATGCCTCCCGTTATCGTTCCCAGCAAATCGAGCAGACTGATTTTAAATACCAGACGTCCGACAATGGCGGCAACAAGCATCGGCACCAATGTGATGGCTGCACCTACGCCAAACATCAGCAATCCGCTTTCCTGGAAAGTGGCTACCAAATTCTTACCGGCAGAAGTTCCTACTTCGGCAAGAAAAAGAAGCAGACCTAACTGGCGCAGCAATTGATTGGCTGGTCCGGACATAGACCAGATGATGGGGCCCGTCTTACCAATCGCACTCAACACAAGGGCTACCATCAACACTCCACCGGTCAGTCCCGGAGAGAATGACAGACTGTCAGAGAAAGATATATTTATTTTGCCGAACAGCACTCCCAGTACAATACCCATCGCAATGGGGAAGAAATCCGTATCAGACAGTTTCTTCGCATTGTTACCCAGCAGACGGGCTACTCCTTTAAGTCCTTCTTTTTCACCGACAACCATCAATTTATCGCCAAACTTCAAAGCGAGATCGGGAGATGGAGACAAATCAATACCGCTTCGACGGACACGGGTCACTGTACATCCAAAATTTTTCTGTAAGTTCAAATCACCCAACTGCTTATTTATCATGTCCTTTTTGGTCAATAGTAAAGATTCTATTTCCTGCGTTTTATCCAAAGGCAACTCACCTTCTTCACGCTTGCCAATCAACACGGCAAGCTGGTCCAACGACTCTTCGCTACCTACGGCTTGTATATAATCTCCTTCACGCAGCACCGTATGGGCCGTAGGGATGGATATTTCATCATCATGTTTCAGACGTGAAATGACAGCGCCCGTCATGGCACGCGCATTTATCTGCATCAGAGTACGATTGAACACATGAGAATTGGTAACCCGATAAATGCAAGTAATCAGCTCCGGAAATTGTCCACGACGTTCTATCTCCAAGCGGCGGGCTTCTTTATCCAAATCTACCCGCATAATCTTAGGCAGCAGTTTGACAAACAGAATCACGCCGATCACTCCAAACGGATATGCGATACCGTAAGCGATGGACGCCAAAGGAGAATGGGTACTGTCAATAGCAACCGCCAGACCCGGAGTACTGGTCAGCGCACCGGCAATCAGACCGACAACGCTCGGTGTATCAATATCGAATGCGTACTTCAACCCGACTGCAGTCAAGCAGGCAGAACAAATAATAAGCATAGTAATAAGAATGAGCGTCTTTCCTTTACTACGGAAAGAATCGAAGAATCCGGGCCCCGCTTGAATACCGATGGTGAATATGAAGAGCACCAAACCAAAGTTTCCTAATTCTTTAGGAATAATAACACCATAATGCCCGAAAAGAAGGGCAATGAAAATAACTGCCGACACATCAAGAGATAATCCTCTG
This window encodes:
- a CDS encoding fimbrillin family protein is translated as MKNKKFVLYVALAASLGACSNDNEPQSSPVPDGRTALTVQGEIGTKGASASRAIDTDWGYNDKIGVFMVYSGNGAGLTQENICGGADNKCYVTTGGDGNFKPDGAETEGDNTNIIYFPVVGAVDFYAYYPFISPLTDYTYPLNVTVQSSQEAIDFMYAGKVEGCTKENPKVGFKFVHKLSKLVLVISPGDGLNTADLKNLSITVGDQPIKATFNLSNGTLACGADKSDVTLLTTESGTLSEAILLPDAAKSRVLTFDLNNGNDEPFTWTMDKTLDAGSKYMYEVKLHRTRAEIIGATINDWTKVNGGEVDAQ
- a CDS encoding FimB/Mfa2 family fimbrial subunit — translated: METIKITSCAALICGAVLLMSSCVKDDVYRTPHPTQGALLVTTDWSDRSSESVQPVSYLLRVSGRSGMSDEQSVKGNTNLYHALLEPESYELLVYNVPESITVSGDIATVTAAGGNGIEALPGYLFSAVQALDMAKDDTLSVTVKMRQRIRQLTLVLKLKEGDHKHITAVNATLSGIASGINLRTGALVSISDTFLSPVFMKTEASDGTPTLTATIRLFGILPEDEQELTVAVTLNNGTVQTIETDLTEILHEHFDDGSMTPLVLGANFDLPSQTDFSGEISNWSPVDGGQVDIH
- a CDS encoding DUF3575 domain-containing protein, whose amino-acid sequence is MQIHKFYLLLLFLPLLLPAVSMAQTPDTLYVFRFVSHKDMFYIPWKGNGTQLDHLLSLVENHKAAILSGEAPLLVDGYCASEPTVAENLKLAKIRSNRVKSELILCKGINENCFITRNHAETYGDLRHVVIVRLRLPKDEAAANVKEDSVIPVIKEKEMEDISENSEQGTCPETTSVGVSSEKLLASSETHPSYRLALRANLLRWATLTPDLGVEWRVNRHLGVLVNGSWTSWSWDDKNRRYALWKVSPEIRYYLGGKSRGFLGAMYHTGEFHYKLGNTGRQGDYLGGGFTGGYQLDLNSNLSLDFHAGVGYTYADYDEYTLINKVRVRKDCKTKNYWGINQLGITLIWKLLK
- a CDS encoding site-specific integrase, with amino-acid sequence MKEKKNLTEFMLSLVQTLEDEHRFGSAHVYRSTLHTFTAYWNKRKGRKILMAVRNVFTVSVLREFEEYLRGKLLKMNTISTYMRMLRAVYHRLLKDGEVDYTAGLFDSVYTGTCADVKRALSPADMAKILSFPLPDLGSVAVGTSVSSSLVQDNLQEARCWFSLLFLLRGIPFADLARLRKCDYKDGVVSYCRQKTGRRLTVTVPKEAESLIRTCSDTNPASPYLLSILDGGKAGGIGSREEYDRYLCVLRDFNRRLDHLAYVIGVKCKLSSYTPRHTWATLAYRKKCPIGIISNALGHSSIKVTETYLKPFETEELDKANRMVIACVKDGLRNGIR
- a CDS encoding TonB-dependent receptor, whose protein sequence is MKKYIFSLVCLCCALLPALEGQAHEYPNHPELRKSDANIIGHILDKNTKEHLPYITVALKGTTIGTVTDATGHYFLKNLPEGNFVLEVSSVGYKTVRRNVTLKKGRTLEEDFEIEEDAVALDGVVVSANRNETTRRLAPTLVNVVDLKIFENTNSTTLAQGLSFQPGVRVESNCQNCGFQQVRINGLDGPYTQILLDSRPIFSALSGVYGIEQIPASMIERVEVMRGGGSALFGSSAIAGTINIITKEPIRNSGMLSHTITGIGDGDAFDNSTALNASLVTDDQRAGLYIFGQNRHRSAYDHDGDGYSEIPKLHGQTVGFRSFLKTTTYSKLTFEYHHMEEFRRGGDLLNRPPHEANVAEQTEHSINGGGLKFDYFSPNEKHRFNVFASAQHINRDSYYGGGQDLNAYGNTTDLNWMAGSQYVYSFGKCIFMPSDLTAGIEFNQDKLEDNMWGYNRTVDQKVNIGSAFLQNEWKNEHWGFLIGGRLAKHNLIDHVIFSPRANLRYNPTENINLRFSYSSGFRAPQAFDEDLHVENVGGNVAMVELADNLKEERSQSLSASADIYHRFGAFQVNFLVEGFYTKLSDVFALTDGEVVNGILTRTRYNAPGARVMGLTLEGKMAYLTKFQVQAGVTLQQSHYNEPHVWNPDAPAVKKMMRTPNTYGYFTATYTPVKPLSIALSGTYTGSMLVPHEPVPGFLENPITVNTKDFFDISLKAAYDFKLYKSVNLQVNAGVQNIFNAYQNDFDKGADRDSGYIYGPSLPRSFFAGVKISY
- a CDS encoding aspartate:alanine exchanger family transporter, translated to MFTDLLHSSYFSLFLIVALGFMLGRIKIRGLSLDVSAVIFIALLFGHYGVIIPKELGNFGLVLFIFTIGIQAGPGFFDSFRSKGKTLILITMLIICSACLTAVGLKYAFDIDTPSVVGLIAGALTSTPGLAVAIDSTHSPLASIAYGIAYPFGVIGVILFVKLLPKIMRVDLDKEARRLEIERRGQFPELITCIYRVTNSHVFNRTLMQINARAMTGAVISRLKHDDEISIPTAHTVLREGDYIQAVGSEESLDQLAVLIGKREEGELPLDKTQEIESLLLTKKDMINKQLGDLNLQKNFGCTVTRVRRSGIDLSPSPDLALKFGDKLMVVGEKEGLKGVARLLGNNAKKLSDTDFFPIAMGIVLGVLFGKINISFSDSLSFSPGLTGGVLMVALVLSAIGKTGPIIWSMSGPANQLLRQLGLLLFLAEVGTSAGKNLVATFQESGLLMFGVGAAITLVPMLVAAIVGRLVFKISLLDLLGTITGGMTSTPGLAAADSMVDSNIPSVAYATVYPIAMVFLILFIQIIASVVY